Proteins encoded within one genomic window of Candidatus Brocadiia bacterium:
- the tsaD gene encoding tRNA (adenosine(37)-N6)-threonylcarbamoyltransferase complex transferase subunit TsaD, producing the protein MKKPFLCIGIETSCDETSAAVVRDGREILSNSTVTQIDLHKAFGGVVPEIACRAHIETILPVIDKALKDARVKPQELTAVSVTNRPGLIGALLVGISAAKAMAWALDKPIIGINHVHAHIYANHLLPRNHETAKDSALIVEPVYPYLGLIVSGGHTSLYWVKSPLQYKLLGRTLDDAAGEAFDKVAHIIRLGYPGGPSIEKAARKGNPAAIRFPRGLVKDGYDFSFSGIKTAVLYYCKGQNATRKSPLKKGIKIADVAASFQEAAVDTLIQRVTALAKDRKAKAIALGGGVAANQRLRDKLSRSATVLGIPVHIPPKYLCLDNGAMVAGLAYHYWKAGKVDDLYLDGYSQGDDVG; encoded by the coding sequence ATGAAAAAGCCATTCCTGTGTATAGGCATCGAGACCTCCTGCGACGAGACCTCGGCCGCCGTCGTCCGGGACGGTCGTGAGATATTGTCCAATTCCACCGTCACCCAGATAGACCTGCACAAGGCTTTCGGCGGTGTGGTGCCCGAAATCGCCTGCCGGGCGCATATCGAGACCATACTGCCGGTCATAGACAAGGCATTGAAAGACGCCAGGGTAAAACCCCAGGAACTGACGGCTGTGTCTGTGACCAACCGGCCCGGGCTCATCGGCGCGTTGCTGGTGGGCATCTCGGCCGCCAAGGCAATGGCCTGGGCGCTGGACAAGCCCATCATCGGCATCAACCACGTCCACGCCCATATCTACGCCAACCATCTTTTACCGCGAAACCACGAAACCGCTAAAGATTCGGCATTAATCGTGGAGCCGGTCTACCCGTATTTGGGGCTGATAGTCTCGGGCGGGCACACCAGCTTATACTGGGTCAAGTCGCCGTTGCAATATAAGTTGCTGGGCCGGACGCTGGACGACGCGGCCGGCGAGGCCTTCGACAAGGTGGCGCACATCATCCGGCTCGGTTATCCGGGCGGGCCGTCCATAGAAAAAGCGGCCCGGAAGGGCAATCCGGCGGCCATCAGGTTCCCGCGCGGGCTGGTTAAGGACGGATACGACTTCAGCTTTTCCGGCATCAAGACGGCCGTGCTCTATTACTGCAAAGGCCAGAACGCCACGCGCAAATCGCCCCTGAAGAAGGGCATAAAGATAGCCGACGTGGCGGCCAGCTTCCAGGAAGCGGCCGTGGACACACTGATTCAGCGGGTGACGGCGCTGGCTAAGGACAGGAAGGCAAAGGCAATAGCGCTGGGCGGCGGCGTGGCCGCCAACCAGCGGCTCCGGGACAAGCTCAGCCGTTCCGCGACCGTGCTGGGAATCCCGGTGCACATCCCGCCCAAGTATTTGTGCCTCGACAACGGGGCAATGGTGGCCGGGCTGGCGTACCACTACTGGAAGGCCGGCAAGGTCGACGATTTATACCTGGACGGCTATAGCCAAGGGGACGATGTCGGTTGA
- a CDS encoding type II toxin-antitoxin system HicA family toxin has protein sequence MKIRDVIKMIEKDGWYMVATKGSHRQYKHTSKPGRVTIAGHPGDELAPGTLNSVLKQAQLKKENK, from the coding sequence ATGAAAATCCGGGATGTGATAAAGATGATCGAAAAAGACGGCTGGTATATGGTGGCGACCAAGGGAAGCCATCGTCAGTATAAACATACGTCTAAACCGGGCCGGGTGACCATAGCTGGACATCCCGGAGACGAACTGGCCCCGGGTACGCTCAACAGTGTTTTGAAACAGGCACAGTTAAAAAAGGAGAATAAATAA
- a CDS encoding type II toxin-antitoxin system HicB family antitoxin, with translation MHRFLVVIEKANGNYSAYSPDLPGCVAAGKTREKTEQNMYQAIQMHIKGLQEDKQSLPHSQAIAEYLVVT, from the coding sequence ATGCACCGATTTTTAGTCGTAATCGAAAAAGCCAACGGCAACTACTCGGCATACTCGCCCGACCTGCCCGGGTGCGTGGCCGCCGGAAAAACCCGCGAGAAAACCGAGCAGAATATGTATCAGGCCATCCAGATGCACATTAAAGGACTGCAGGAAGACAAACAATCCCTCCCGCACTCACAGGCTATCGCCGAGTACCTGGTCGTAACCTAA
- a CDS encoding ubiquinone/menaquinone biosynthesis methyltransferase, translating to MPTALKAIFDNIPATYELVNHLMTLGLDLPMRRYAARTAGRHLAVKSGLARKYLDVCAGTGDMSRLLSPYAGPDGLLVASDFSLPMLRYTANSGRHIRVSASEAARLSFKDNTFDLVSISFATRNINSAPGYLDRCLREFHRVLRPGGMFINLETSQPSDARIRALAHLYVGATIRPLGGLISGNGAAYGYLARSIPRFHDAAELARIIRQAGFNRVDYQPLVLGILALHWAIK from the coding sequence ATGCCCACTGCCCTTAAAGCCATATTCGATAACATCCCCGCGACCTACGAGCTGGTCAACCACCTGATGACCCTGGGGCTGGACCTGCCGATGCGCCGGTACGCCGCCCGGACCGCCGGGAGGCACCTGGCCGTCAAGTCCGGATTGGCGCGCAAGTACCTGGATGTCTGCGCCGGCACCGGCGATATGTCCCGACTGCTCAGCCCCTACGCCGGACCGGACGGACTGCTGGTCGCGTCCGATTTCTCCTTGCCCATGCTCCGTTACACCGCTAACTCCGGGCGCCACATCCGGGTCAGCGCCTCCGAAGCCGCCCGGCTGTCGTTCAAGGACAATACCTTCGACCTGGTAAGCATCAGCTTCGCTACCCGCAACATAAACTCCGCGCCCGGCTACCTGGACCGCTGCCTGCGCGAATTCCACCGGGTGCTCCGGCCCGGCGGGATGTTCATCAACCTTGAAACCAGCCAGCCGTCCGACGCCAGGATAAGGGCACTGGCCCATCTCTATGTCGGCGCCACAATCAGGCCGCTGGGCGGGCTGATATCCGGCAACGGAGCCGCCTACGGATATTTAGCCCGAAGCATCCCCCGCTTCCACGACGCCGCCGAACTGGCCCGGATTATAAGGCAAGCCGGGTTCAACCGGGTGGACTACCAGCCCCTGGTCCTGGGCATCCTAGCCCTGCATTGGGCGATTAAATAA
- a CDS encoding DsrE family protein — MKIGVVISSNDAETCWNALRYANYCIGQKDEVKVFLMGKGVEYQKISTDEFNTIEQAAKILKSGGKVFACGTCIKSREQESSEMCPMSTMTDMYEIVKESDRVVTF, encoded by the coding sequence ATGAAAATAGGAGTGGTAATTTCGAGTAATGATGCCGAAACCTGCTGGAATGCGCTAAGATATGCGAACTATTGCATCGGGCAAAAGGATGAAGTCAAAGTATTCCTTATGGGCAAAGGAGTTGAATATCAGAAGATCAGTACCGATGAATTCAACACCATCGAGCAGGCCGCTAAAATCCTGAAATCAGGCGGCAAAGTTTTTGCCTGCGGGACCTGCATCAAATCCCGGGAGCAGGAAAGCTCGGAAATGTGCCCGATGTCAACCATGACGGATATGTACGAGATTGTCAAAGAGAGCGACAGAGTCGTGACTTTTTAA
- a CDS encoding trypsin-like peptidase domain-containing protein: MIKKPILILACFAIILCAWSEGDEPDEAGSILFKKVDPAVVAIQHEEAGGSGFIIDPSGYILTNGHVVSTASGSWWREGSEDPTETAKRITVILSDERKFQAKVIGHSLDPDVALIKIEVPEPLTTVALGNSDHVKVGQRSYAFGMPLGLKRTLTAGIVSNAERTDLGTFTKVIQTDAPINPGNSGGPLFNEKGEVLGLNTYGMWGEGLGFTIPINVALVLKDHFLKYGKFQRAALPFFFPKEITADFAKILGVSQGIFVDYVDPGSLAEKAGLKNGDIIVEMNGAPITAANQAQLSDATWKFTTLPVGSKVEFKIKRKDGADYKDITVSGQMVEDEPAINYGHQIGEVKEIRYDAVGLRVQQITSLSRYAYGLFRGDGVRVTSVQRGEPAEKGDVNHSDVILELNDIKTPNIDAFQETLDKMLLEKQKYIRVLVQRGMETAKAVIKPNYDLRNKTVVLILPENKADYFKRIKRYFVSNGATVITASRSKTVKTDEKEITVDMAIDGLANVQFHGLVFLSGEGAEPCWTDPKALELVKNAYHSKRIIGAIGNAAPVLVHADEGILQLKVTSDEPNANVMMAKKANYTGNETESDQNIFTATGFNKEIIDALLAKLRSPIKECVIKPAGK; encoded by the coding sequence ATGATAAAAAAACCGATTCTGATACTGGCCTGTTTCGCCATCATCCTGTGCGCCTGGTCCGAAGGCGATGAGCCCGATGAGGCCGGCTCCATCCTGTTCAAGAAGGTCGACCCGGCCGTGGTGGCCATCCAGCACGAAGAAGCCGGCGGCAGCGGATTCATCATCGACCCGTCCGGTTACATCCTCACCAACGGCCACGTCGTCTCCACCGCTTCTGGCAGCTGGTGGCGCGAGGGCTCCGAGGACCCGACCGAGACGGCCAAGCGCATCACCGTCATACTCTCCGACGAACGCAAGTTCCAGGCCAAGGTCATCGGCCACTCGCTCGACCCGGACGTGGCCCTGATAAAGATAGAAGTGCCCGAACCGCTCACCACCGTGGCACTGGGCAACTCGGACCACGTCAAGGTCGGCCAGCGTAGTTACGCATTCGGAATGCCGCTCGGGCTCAAGCGGACCCTGACCGCCGGCATCGTCAGCAACGCCGAACGGACCGACCTGGGCACATTCACCAAGGTCATCCAGACCGACGCGCCCATCAACCCCGGCAACAGCGGCGGCCCGCTCTTCAACGAAAAAGGCGAGGTGCTCGGCCTGAACACCTACGGTATGTGGGGCGAAGGCCTGGGCTTCACCATCCCCATCAACGTAGCGCTGGTGCTCAAGGACCATTTCCTCAAATACGGCAAGTTCCAAAGGGCGGCCCTGCCCTTCTTCTTTCCCAAGGAAATCACCGCCGACTTCGCCAAGATACTCGGCGTCAGCCAGGGCATCTTCGTTGATTACGTCGACCCCGGCTCGCTGGCCGAAAAGGCCGGCCTCAAGAACGGCGACATCATCGTGGAAATGAACGGCGCGCCTATCACCGCCGCCAACCAGGCGCAACTGAGCGACGCCACCTGGAAGTTCACCACCCTGCCGGTCGGCTCCAAGGTCGAATTCAAAATCAAGCGCAAGGACGGCGCCGATTATAAGGACATCACCGTGTCCGGCCAGATGGTCGAGGACGAACCGGCCATAAACTACGGCCACCAGATAGGCGAAGTAAAGGAAATCCGCTACGACGCCGTCGGCCTGCGCGTCCAGCAGATTACCTCACTGTCCCGCTACGCCTACGGCCTCTTCCGCGGCGACGGAGTCCGGGTCACCTCGGTCCAGCGCGGCGAACCGGCCGAAAAGGGCGACGTCAACCATTCAGACGTCATACTCGAACTCAACGACATCAAAACCCCCAATATAGACGCCTTCCAGGAAACGCTCGACAAGATGCTCCTGGAAAAGCAGAAATACATCCGGGTGCTGGTCCAGCGCGGAATGGAAACGGCCAAGGCGGTCATCAAGCCCAACTATGACCTGCGCAACAAAACGGTCGTGCTCATCCTGCCCGAAAATAAGGCCGACTACTTTAAGCGCATAAAACGCTACTTCGTCTCCAACGGCGCAACGGTCATTACCGCCTCGCGGAGCAAGACCGTCAAGACCGACGAAAAAGAAATCACGGTGGATATGGCCATTGACGGCCTGGCCAATGTCCAGTTCCACGGGCTGGTATTCCTGAGCGGCGAAGGAGCCGAGCCCTGCTGGACCGACCCCAAGGCGCTGGAGCTGGTCAAGAACGCTTATCACAGCAAGCGCATCATCGGCGCCATCGGCAACGCCGCGCCGGTGCTGGTCCACGCCGACGAAGGCATACTCCAGCTCAAGGTCACCAGCGACGAGCCCAACGCCAACGTCATGATGGCCAAGAAGGCCAATTATACCGGCAATGAGACCGAAAGCGACCAGAACATCTTCACCGCCACCGGATTCAATAAAGAAATCATAGATGCGTTGCTGGCCAAACTGCGCAGTCCCATCAAGGAATGCGTCATAAAACCGGCTGGGAAGTGA
- a CDS encoding PDZ domain-containing protein produces the protein MRRIITLSVILSLSIAACNSGPVKNIDWSGVDKSAMVNAMSQLFVSAAETAKPSVLYAEIFRSGTERYDKTNPANLFVFSPDGYLILPNYNEPKDIDRIKVWIDETEYEARFIDADKEEDITVLKVQVDSPLRPLTISDNTKVLPGQYVIGLKALGEEMHFEKVGQARMVTAKIEGKNDRILTDTSGGSEGRYYGRSDSLEIVTNMDGEFIGVSGGGGVTTFNRLKQTAERLIAHSTQQDKPIDIEESQPWEGFGCDEMTKEFAEAWGYPPESVRVRHVSKISPAGQAGLKKGDVVIAVDGQALTKKTKRAVIQFSKLSLPEIGRTIKFTVLRSEGTTATAPKQTKDISFKLDKAPKPKEFTADDIGLKIRGLAAGEYEDYDVPIQHGVLVADVIGGSSAATGSTFREHLIWERDIITEFYGQPIKTLDDFIKTTDKVRAEKPEVILVKVQRQNRSSHICLNLKIGKRTEKKED, from the coding sequence GTGGACAAAAGCGCCATGGTCAACGCCATGAGCCAGCTCTTCGTCAGCGCCGCCGAAACGGCCAAGCCCAGCGTCCTCTACGCCGAAATATTCCGGAGCGGCACCGAACGCTACGACAAGACCAACCCGGCTAATCTGTTCGTCTTCAGCCCCGACGGCTACCTCATCCTGCCCAACTACAACGAGCCCAAGGACATCGACCGCATCAAGGTCTGGATAGACGAGACCGAATACGAGGCCCGCTTCATCGACGCCGACAAGGAAGAGGACATCACCGTGCTCAAGGTCCAGGTCGACTCGCCGCTCCGCCCACTGACCATCAGCGACAACACCAAGGTCCTGCCCGGCCAGTATGTCATCGGCCTGAAGGCCTTGGGCGAGGAGATGCACTTTGAAAAGGTCGGCCAGGCCCGGATGGTCACCGCCAAAATCGAGGGCAAGAACGACCGCATCCTGACCGACACCAGCGGCGGCTCGGAAGGCCGCTATTACGGACGGAGCGACTCGCTCGAAATCGTCACCAATATGGACGGCGAGTTCATCGGCGTATCCGGCGGCGGCGGCGTGACCACATTCAACCGCCTGAAGCAGACGGCCGAGCGCCTCATCGCCCACTCCACCCAGCAGGACAAGCCCATCGACATCGAGGAAAGCCAGCCCTGGGAGGGATTCGGCTGCGACGAGATGACCAAGGAATTCGCCGAGGCCTGGGGCTACCCGCCCGAAAGCGTCCGGGTGCGCCACGTCAGCAAGATATCACCGGCCGGACAGGCCGGACTGAAGAAAGGCGACGTGGTCATCGCCGTGGACGGACAAGCGCTGACCAAGAAGACCAAGCGCGCCGTCATCCAGTTCTCCAAGCTGTCATTGCCGGAAATCGGACGGACCATAAAATTCACCGTGCTCCGGAGCGAGGGAACCACCGCCACCGCCCCAAAGCAGACCAAGGACATCTCCTTCAAGCTGGACAAAGCGCCCAAGCCCAAGGAGTTCACGGCTGACGACATCGGCCTGAAAATCCGCGGACTGGCCGCAGGCGAATACGAAGACTACGACGTGCCCATCCAGCACGGCGTCCTGGTAGCCGACGTCATCGGCGGCAGCAGCGCCGCCACCGGCAGCACCTTCCGGGAACACCTCATCTGGGAACGCGACATCATCACCGAGTTCTACGGACAGCCCATCAAGACGCTGGACGACTTCATCAAGACCACCGACAAGGTCCGGGCCGAAAAGCCCGAGGTCATCCTGGTCAAGGTCCAGCGCCAGAACCGTTCGTCGCATATCTGCCTGAACCTGAAAATCGGCAAAAGAACCGAAAAGAAAGAGGATTAA